A genome region from Solanum pennellii chromosome 12, SPENNV200 includes the following:
- the LOC107007100 gene encoding pleiotropic drug resistance protein 1-like isoform X1 translates to MELTNSGGTSLREKIIRGSSLRGSLSRKRNSTNNSRWTGNDGEMFNRSTRDEDDEEALKWAALEKLPTFDRLRKGLLFGSQGASAEIDIHDIGIQERNKLLERLVKVADEDNEKLLLKLKQRIDRVGIDLPEIEVRYEHLTIEADAYVGSRALPTFINFISNFFEDILNSVHILPSRKRKLTILNDVSGIIKPRRLTLLLGPPSSGKTTLLLALAGKLDSALKVTGKVTYNGHEMNEFVPQRTAAYISQFDLHIGEMTVRETLEFSARCQGVGSSYEMLVELSRREKAAKIKPDPDIDIFMKALATEGQEAVFVTDYVLKLLGLDICADTMVGDEMIRGISGGQKKRVTTGEMLVGPSKALFMDEISTGLDSSTTYSIVNSLRQSVQILHGTAVISLLQPAPETYNLFDDIILLSDEKIVYQGPREDVLGFFESMGFKCPDRKGVADFLQEVTSKKDQQQYWVRRDETYRFITSKEFAEAHQSFHVGRKLADNLAASYDKSKSHPAALSTQKYGIGKKQLLKVCTERELLLMKRNSFVYIFKFIQLTIVALISMTLFFRTKMPRDTIEDGVKYVGALFLVVTQIMFNGMAEIALTIYKLPVFYKQRDLLFYPSWAYAMPTWILKMPITFAEVGLWVFLTYYVIGFDPSAARLFKQFLLLIVLNQMASALFRFIGAAGRTMGVANTFGTFVLLLQFALGGFVLSRVDVKKWWLWGYWSSPMMYAMNSILVNEFDGKKWKQIAPNGTDSLGVTVVRSRGFFTNAYWYWIGVGALIGFTIVFNICYSIALAYLNPFGKPQGMISEDSDDAKTTSTEKEVSTSEGQNKKKGMVLPFEPHSITFDEVTYSVDMPQEMKNQGVTEDRLVLLNGVSGAFRPGVLTALMGVSGAGKTTLMDVLAGRKTGGYIEGSIKVSGYPKKQETFARISGYCEQNDIHSPYVTVYESLVYSAWLRLPSDVGEKTRKMFVDEVMELVELTPLRSERLTIAVELVANPSIIFMDEPTSGLDARAAAIVMRTVRNTVDTGRTVVCTIHQPSIDIFEAFDELFLMKRGGHEIYVGPLGHHSCHLIRYFESIPGVSKIRDGYNPATWMLEVTNSAQEMMLVLDFTDLYKKSDLYRRNKILISELSVPRPGTKDLHFKNQYSQTFWTQCLACLWKQHWSYWRNPTYTAVRYIFTIIIALAIGTMFWDLGTKVSKSQDLFNAMGSMYAPVLFLGFQNASSVMPVVAVERTVFYRERAAGMYSSLPYAFGQTFIEIPYVFVQAVTYAVIIYAMIGFEWTVSKFFWYLFIMYFTFLYFTFYGMMSVAVSPNQNIAQIVSLFGYSMWNLFSGFMIPRPSMPIWWRWYYWADPVAWTLYGLVASQFGDLQDKITDIDETSKQFLRRYFGFKHDFLGVVAAVTVAYAVVFAFTFGLAIKFFNFQKR, encoded by the exons ATGGAGCTAACTAATTCAGGAGGTACTAgtttaagagaaaaaataatcaggggAAGTAGTTTGAGAGGGAGCTTAAGTAGAAAGAGGAATAGTACTAATAACTCCAGGTGGACTGGCAATGATGGGGAGATGTTTAATCGTTCAACGAGAGACGAAGATGATGAAGAGGCTCTTAAATGGGCAGCTCTTGAAAAGCTTCCAACGTTTGATCGTTTGAGAAAAGGTCTCTTGTTTGGATCACAAGGTGCATCTGCTGAAATTGATATACATGATATTGGTATTCAAGAAAGAAACAAGTTGCTTGAAAGGCTTGTCAAAGTTGCAGATGAGGATAATGAGAAGCTCCTGTTGAAACTCAAGCAAAGAATTGACAG AGTTGGGATAGATTTGCCAGAAATAGAAGTAAGATATGAGCATTTAACTATTGAGGCAGATGCATATGTAGGAAGTAGAGCTTTGCCTACATTTATCAACTTTATCTCTAATTTTTTTGAG GATATATTGAACTCTGTCCATATCCTACCGAGTCGAAAGAGGAAACTAACTATTCTTAATGATGTGAGTGGTATCATTAAGCCTCGCAGATTGACTTTGCTTTTAGGACCTCCAAGTTCCGGGAAAACTACATTATTATTAGCTTTGGCCGGAAAGCTCGACTCTGCCCTTAAG GTTACTGGAAAAGTGACCTATAATGGACATGAAATGAATGAGTTTGTGCCGCAAAGAACAGCTGCTTATATTAGCCAGTTTGATTTACATATTGGAGAAATGACTGTGAGAGAAACCTTGGAATTCTCCGCCAGATGCCAGGGAGTTGGATCGAGTTATG AGATGTTGGTTGAACTGTCAAGAAGAGAGAAAGCAGCTAAAATCAAGCCAGATCCTGATATTGATATTTTCATGAAG GCATTAGCAACAGAGGGACAAGAAGCCGTTTTTGTTACAGATTATGTTCTGAAG CTTTTGGGGCTGGATATTTGTGCAGATACTATGGTGGGAGATGAAATGATTAGGGGAATTTCAGGAGGACAAAAGAAGCGTGTGACAACCGGTGAAATGCTCGTTGGACCGTCCAAGGCACTTTTCATGGATGAAATCTCAACTGGATTGGATAGTTCTACTACTTACTCAATAGTGAACTCACTAAGACAATCTGTGCAAATCTTGCACGGAACTGCTGTGATATCTCTCTTGCAGCCAGCACCCGAGACGTACAACTTGTTCGACGACATTATTCTGTTATCAGATGAGAAAATTGTCTATCAGGGACCTCGAGAGGATGTCCTTGGCTTCTTCGAGTCCATGGGGTTCAAATGTCCAGATAGAAAAGGCGTGGCCGACTTCTTGCAAGAA GTGACTTCAAAGAAAGATCAACAGCAATATTGGGTGAGGAGGGATGAAACTTACCGGTTTAtcacttcaaaagaatttgCTGAGGCACATCAATCGTTCCATGTTGGGAGGAAACTCGCGGATAATCTTGCAGCTTCATATGACAAGAGCAAAAGCCATCCTGCTGCTTTGTCAACTCAAAAGTATGGTATAGGGAAGAAACAACTCTTAAAGGTCTGCACTGAACGAGAACTCTTACTAATGAAGAGGAACTCATTTGTTTACATCTTCAAGTTCATTCAG CTTACAATTGTGGCACTCATATCAATGACTCTCTTTTTCCGTACTAAGATGCCGCGTGATACAATTGAAGATGGAGTAAAATATGTTGGTGCCCTCTTTTTGGTTGTCACTCAGATTATGTTTAACGGAATGGCTGAGATCGCCCTGACAATTTACAAACTTCCTGTCTTCTACAAGCAAAGGGACCTTCTCTTTTACCCTTCATGGGCTTATGCAATGCCCACATGGATACTCAAAATGCCTATAACATTTGCTGAAGTTGGACTTTGGGTGTTCCTCACTTACTATGTCATAGGATTTGATCCGAGCGCTGCAAG ATTATTCAAACAGTTTTTGCTACTCATAGTACTAAACCAGATGGCGTCAGCATTGTTTCGCTTCATTGGGGCAGCTGGAAGGACCATGGGAGTTGCTAATACATTTGGAACATTTGTTCTGCTTTTACAGTTTGCATTGGGTGGATTCGTTCTTTCACGAG TTGATGTGAAGAAATGGTGGCTATGGGGTTACTGGTCATCACCGATGATGTATGCTATGAATTCAATTCTTGTGAATGAATTTGATGGAAAAAAGTGGAAACAAATTGCACCAAATGGAACTGATTCACTTGGAGTTACAGTTGTAAGATCTCGAGGGTTCTTCACAAATGCATACTGGTACTGGATAGGCGTCGGTGCACTAATTGGTTTCACAATCGTCTTTAACATCTGCTACAGTATTGCACTCGCTTATCTCAACC CATTTGGTAAGCCGCAAGGTATGATATCAGAAGACAGTGATGATGCCAAAACAACGAGCACTGAGAAAGAAGTGTCCACTAGTGAGGGCCAGAATAAGAAAAAGGGAATGGTTCTTCCATTTGAACCGCATTCTATAACCTTCGATGAAGTTACGTACTCTGTTGACATGCCTCAG GAAATGAAAAATCAAGGTGTCACTGAAGATAGATTGGTACTTCTGAATGGTGTATCTGGAGCTTTCAGGCCCGGTGTTTTGACAGCATTGATGGGAGTTAGTGGCGCTGGAAAAACAACGTTAATGGATGTATTGGCCGGACGAAAAACAGGAGGATATATTGAGGGTAGTATCAAGGTATCTGGCTATCCGAAGAAGCAAGAAACATTTGCACGTATATCCGGATACTGTGAACAGAATGATATCCATTCACCTTATGTTACAGTTTATGAGTCATTAGTATACTCAGCTTGGTTGCGTTTACCTTCTGATGTTGGTGAAAAGACCAGAAAG ATGTTTGTTGATGAAGTTATGGAACTTGTGGAGCTTACACCATTAAGGTCAGAAAGGTTGACCATTGCAGTGGAACTAGTGGCAAACCCCTCTATCATTTTCATGGATGAACCAACTTCGGGGTTGGATGCAAGAGCTGCTGCAATTGTTATGAGAACTGTTAGGAACACCGTTGACACAGGAAGAACCGTTGTTTGTACCATCCATCAGCCTAGTATCGACATTTTTGAAGCCTTTGATGAG CTATTTCTAATGAAACGAGGAGGACACGAGATATATGTTGGTCCATTGGGTCACCATTCTTGCCATTTGATCAGATACTTTGAG TCAATTCCTGGGGTAAGTAAAATACGAGATGGCTACAATCCAGCTACTTGGATGTTAGAAGTCACAAACTCAGCTCAAGAAATGATGTTGGTGCTTGATTTCACTGATTTATACAAGAAATCAGATCTTTACAGGAGGAACAAAATATTGATTAGTGAACTTAGCGTGCCTCGCCCTGGTACAAAAGATCTGCATTTCAAGAATCAATACTCACAAACATTTTGGACCCAATGTCTGGCTTGCCTTTGGAAGCAACATTGGTCATACTGGCGTAATCCTACTTATACTGCAGTCAGATATATTTTTACAATCATCATCGCCTTGGCCATTGGGACAATGTTCTGGGATCTTGGTACTAAAGT CAGTAAGAGCCAAGACCTATTTAACGCTATGGGATCTATGTATGCTCCAGTTCTCTTCCTTGGTTTTCAGAATGCATCATCAGTGATGCCTGTTGTAGCTGTTGAGCGTACAGTATTTTACAGAGAAAGAGCTGCTGGAATGTATTCTTCCCTCCCCTATGCCTTTGGACAA ACTTTCATTGAAATACCATATGTCTTTGTGCAAGCTGTTACCTATGCTGTTATCATCTATGCTATGATCGGATTTGAATGGACAGTGAGCAAGTTCTTTTGGTACTTGTTTATCATGTATTTCACTTTCTTGTACTTCACCTTCTATGGTATGATGAGCGTTGCCGTTTCCCCAAATCAAAATATTGCGCAAATTGTCTCTCTCTTCGGCTATTCAATGTGGAATCTTTTCTCAGGATTCATGATTCCGCGACCT AGTATGCCCATATGGTGGAGATGGTACTATTGGGCTGATCCTGTTGCCTGGACATTGTATGGTTTGGTTGCATCGCAGTTCGGGGACCTCCAAGATAAAATTACTGATATAGATGAGACATCCAAACAATTCTTGAGGCGTTACTTCGGGTTCAAGCATGATTTTCTTGGAGTAGTTGCAGCTGTGACTGTTGCATATGCTGTTGTTTTTGCCTTCACATTTGGTTTGGCCATTAAGTTTTTCAACTTCCAGAAAAGATAG
- the LOC107007100 gene encoding pleiotropic drug resistance protein 1-like isoform X2: MELTNSGGTSLREKIIRGSSLRGSLSRKRNSTNNSRWTGNDGEMFNRSTRDEDDEEALKWAALEKLPTFDRLRKGLLFGSQGASAEIDIHDIGIQERNKLLERLVKVADEDNEKLLLKLKQRIDRVGIDLPEIEVRYEHLTIEADAYVGSRALPTFINFISNFFEDILNSVHILPSRKRKLTILNDVSGIIKPRRLTLLLGPPSSGKTTLLLALAGKLDSALKVTGKVTYNGHEMNEFVPQRTAAYISQFDLHIGEMTVRETLEFSARCQGVGSSYEMLVELSRREKAAKIKPDPDIDIFMKLLGLDICADTMVGDEMIRGISGGQKKRVTTGEMLVGPSKALFMDEISTGLDSSTTYSIVNSLRQSVQILHGTAVISLLQPAPETYNLFDDIILLSDEKIVYQGPREDVLGFFESMGFKCPDRKGVADFLQEVTSKKDQQQYWVRRDETYRFITSKEFAEAHQSFHVGRKLADNLAASYDKSKSHPAALSTQKYGIGKKQLLKVCTERELLLMKRNSFVYIFKFIQLTIVALISMTLFFRTKMPRDTIEDGVKYVGALFLVVTQIMFNGMAEIALTIYKLPVFYKQRDLLFYPSWAYAMPTWILKMPITFAEVGLWVFLTYYVIGFDPSAARLFKQFLLLIVLNQMASALFRFIGAAGRTMGVANTFGTFVLLLQFALGGFVLSRVDVKKWWLWGYWSSPMMYAMNSILVNEFDGKKWKQIAPNGTDSLGVTVVRSRGFFTNAYWYWIGVGALIGFTIVFNICYSIALAYLNPFGKPQGMISEDSDDAKTTSTEKEVSTSEGQNKKKGMVLPFEPHSITFDEVTYSVDMPQEMKNQGVTEDRLVLLNGVSGAFRPGVLTALMGVSGAGKTTLMDVLAGRKTGGYIEGSIKVSGYPKKQETFARISGYCEQNDIHSPYVTVYESLVYSAWLRLPSDVGEKTRKMFVDEVMELVELTPLRSERLTIAVELVANPSIIFMDEPTSGLDARAAAIVMRTVRNTVDTGRTVVCTIHQPSIDIFEAFDELFLMKRGGHEIYVGPLGHHSCHLIRYFESIPGVSKIRDGYNPATWMLEVTNSAQEMMLVLDFTDLYKKSDLYRRNKILISELSVPRPGTKDLHFKNQYSQTFWTQCLACLWKQHWSYWRNPTYTAVRYIFTIIIALAIGTMFWDLGTKVSKSQDLFNAMGSMYAPVLFLGFQNASSVMPVVAVERTVFYRERAAGMYSSLPYAFGQTFIEIPYVFVQAVTYAVIIYAMIGFEWTVSKFFWYLFIMYFTFLYFTFYGMMSVAVSPNQNIAQIVSLFGYSMWNLFSGFMIPRPSMPIWWRWYYWADPVAWTLYGLVASQFGDLQDKITDIDETSKQFLRRYFGFKHDFLGVVAAVTVAYAVVFAFTFGLAIKFFNFQKR, encoded by the exons ATGGAGCTAACTAATTCAGGAGGTACTAgtttaagagaaaaaataatcaggggAAGTAGTTTGAGAGGGAGCTTAAGTAGAAAGAGGAATAGTACTAATAACTCCAGGTGGACTGGCAATGATGGGGAGATGTTTAATCGTTCAACGAGAGACGAAGATGATGAAGAGGCTCTTAAATGGGCAGCTCTTGAAAAGCTTCCAACGTTTGATCGTTTGAGAAAAGGTCTCTTGTTTGGATCACAAGGTGCATCTGCTGAAATTGATATACATGATATTGGTATTCAAGAAAGAAACAAGTTGCTTGAAAGGCTTGTCAAAGTTGCAGATGAGGATAATGAGAAGCTCCTGTTGAAACTCAAGCAAAGAATTGACAG AGTTGGGATAGATTTGCCAGAAATAGAAGTAAGATATGAGCATTTAACTATTGAGGCAGATGCATATGTAGGAAGTAGAGCTTTGCCTACATTTATCAACTTTATCTCTAATTTTTTTGAG GATATATTGAACTCTGTCCATATCCTACCGAGTCGAAAGAGGAAACTAACTATTCTTAATGATGTGAGTGGTATCATTAAGCCTCGCAGATTGACTTTGCTTTTAGGACCTCCAAGTTCCGGGAAAACTACATTATTATTAGCTTTGGCCGGAAAGCTCGACTCTGCCCTTAAG GTTACTGGAAAAGTGACCTATAATGGACATGAAATGAATGAGTTTGTGCCGCAAAGAACAGCTGCTTATATTAGCCAGTTTGATTTACATATTGGAGAAATGACTGTGAGAGAAACCTTGGAATTCTCCGCCAGATGCCAGGGAGTTGGATCGAGTTATG AGATGTTGGTTGAACTGTCAAGAAGAGAGAAAGCAGCTAAAATCAAGCCAGATCCTGATATTGATATTTTCATGAAG CTTTTGGGGCTGGATATTTGTGCAGATACTATGGTGGGAGATGAAATGATTAGGGGAATTTCAGGAGGACAAAAGAAGCGTGTGACAACCGGTGAAATGCTCGTTGGACCGTCCAAGGCACTTTTCATGGATGAAATCTCAACTGGATTGGATAGTTCTACTACTTACTCAATAGTGAACTCACTAAGACAATCTGTGCAAATCTTGCACGGAACTGCTGTGATATCTCTCTTGCAGCCAGCACCCGAGACGTACAACTTGTTCGACGACATTATTCTGTTATCAGATGAGAAAATTGTCTATCAGGGACCTCGAGAGGATGTCCTTGGCTTCTTCGAGTCCATGGGGTTCAAATGTCCAGATAGAAAAGGCGTGGCCGACTTCTTGCAAGAA GTGACTTCAAAGAAAGATCAACAGCAATATTGGGTGAGGAGGGATGAAACTTACCGGTTTAtcacttcaaaagaatttgCTGAGGCACATCAATCGTTCCATGTTGGGAGGAAACTCGCGGATAATCTTGCAGCTTCATATGACAAGAGCAAAAGCCATCCTGCTGCTTTGTCAACTCAAAAGTATGGTATAGGGAAGAAACAACTCTTAAAGGTCTGCACTGAACGAGAACTCTTACTAATGAAGAGGAACTCATTTGTTTACATCTTCAAGTTCATTCAG CTTACAATTGTGGCACTCATATCAATGACTCTCTTTTTCCGTACTAAGATGCCGCGTGATACAATTGAAGATGGAGTAAAATATGTTGGTGCCCTCTTTTTGGTTGTCACTCAGATTATGTTTAACGGAATGGCTGAGATCGCCCTGACAATTTACAAACTTCCTGTCTTCTACAAGCAAAGGGACCTTCTCTTTTACCCTTCATGGGCTTATGCAATGCCCACATGGATACTCAAAATGCCTATAACATTTGCTGAAGTTGGACTTTGGGTGTTCCTCACTTACTATGTCATAGGATTTGATCCGAGCGCTGCAAG ATTATTCAAACAGTTTTTGCTACTCATAGTACTAAACCAGATGGCGTCAGCATTGTTTCGCTTCATTGGGGCAGCTGGAAGGACCATGGGAGTTGCTAATACATTTGGAACATTTGTTCTGCTTTTACAGTTTGCATTGGGTGGATTCGTTCTTTCACGAG TTGATGTGAAGAAATGGTGGCTATGGGGTTACTGGTCATCACCGATGATGTATGCTATGAATTCAATTCTTGTGAATGAATTTGATGGAAAAAAGTGGAAACAAATTGCACCAAATGGAACTGATTCACTTGGAGTTACAGTTGTAAGATCTCGAGGGTTCTTCACAAATGCATACTGGTACTGGATAGGCGTCGGTGCACTAATTGGTTTCACAATCGTCTTTAACATCTGCTACAGTATTGCACTCGCTTATCTCAACC CATTTGGTAAGCCGCAAGGTATGATATCAGAAGACAGTGATGATGCCAAAACAACGAGCACTGAGAAAGAAGTGTCCACTAGTGAGGGCCAGAATAAGAAAAAGGGAATGGTTCTTCCATTTGAACCGCATTCTATAACCTTCGATGAAGTTACGTACTCTGTTGACATGCCTCAG GAAATGAAAAATCAAGGTGTCACTGAAGATAGATTGGTACTTCTGAATGGTGTATCTGGAGCTTTCAGGCCCGGTGTTTTGACAGCATTGATGGGAGTTAGTGGCGCTGGAAAAACAACGTTAATGGATGTATTGGCCGGACGAAAAACAGGAGGATATATTGAGGGTAGTATCAAGGTATCTGGCTATCCGAAGAAGCAAGAAACATTTGCACGTATATCCGGATACTGTGAACAGAATGATATCCATTCACCTTATGTTACAGTTTATGAGTCATTAGTATACTCAGCTTGGTTGCGTTTACCTTCTGATGTTGGTGAAAAGACCAGAAAG ATGTTTGTTGATGAAGTTATGGAACTTGTGGAGCTTACACCATTAAGGTCAGAAAGGTTGACCATTGCAGTGGAACTAGTGGCAAACCCCTCTATCATTTTCATGGATGAACCAACTTCGGGGTTGGATGCAAGAGCTGCTGCAATTGTTATGAGAACTGTTAGGAACACCGTTGACACAGGAAGAACCGTTGTTTGTACCATCCATCAGCCTAGTATCGACATTTTTGAAGCCTTTGATGAG CTATTTCTAATGAAACGAGGAGGACACGAGATATATGTTGGTCCATTGGGTCACCATTCTTGCCATTTGATCAGATACTTTGAG TCAATTCCTGGGGTAAGTAAAATACGAGATGGCTACAATCCAGCTACTTGGATGTTAGAAGTCACAAACTCAGCTCAAGAAATGATGTTGGTGCTTGATTTCACTGATTTATACAAGAAATCAGATCTTTACAGGAGGAACAAAATATTGATTAGTGAACTTAGCGTGCCTCGCCCTGGTACAAAAGATCTGCATTTCAAGAATCAATACTCACAAACATTTTGGACCCAATGTCTGGCTTGCCTTTGGAAGCAACATTGGTCATACTGGCGTAATCCTACTTATACTGCAGTCAGATATATTTTTACAATCATCATCGCCTTGGCCATTGGGACAATGTTCTGGGATCTTGGTACTAAAGT CAGTAAGAGCCAAGACCTATTTAACGCTATGGGATCTATGTATGCTCCAGTTCTCTTCCTTGGTTTTCAGAATGCATCATCAGTGATGCCTGTTGTAGCTGTTGAGCGTACAGTATTTTACAGAGAAAGAGCTGCTGGAATGTATTCTTCCCTCCCCTATGCCTTTGGACAA ACTTTCATTGAAATACCATATGTCTTTGTGCAAGCTGTTACCTATGCTGTTATCATCTATGCTATGATCGGATTTGAATGGACAGTGAGCAAGTTCTTTTGGTACTTGTTTATCATGTATTTCACTTTCTTGTACTTCACCTTCTATGGTATGATGAGCGTTGCCGTTTCCCCAAATCAAAATATTGCGCAAATTGTCTCTCTCTTCGGCTATTCAATGTGGAATCTTTTCTCAGGATTCATGATTCCGCGACCT AGTATGCCCATATGGTGGAGATGGTACTATTGGGCTGATCCTGTTGCCTGGACATTGTATGGTTTGGTTGCATCGCAGTTCGGGGACCTCCAAGATAAAATTACTGATATAGATGAGACATCCAAACAATTCTTGAGGCGTTACTTCGGGTTCAAGCATGATTTTCTTGGAGTAGTTGCAGCTGTGACTGTTGCATATGCTGTTGTTTTTGCCTTCACATTTGGTTTGGCCATTAAGTTTTTCAACTTCCAGAAAAGATAG